A single window of Toxotes jaculatrix isolate fToxJac2 chromosome 4, fToxJac2.pri, whole genome shotgun sequence DNA harbors:
- the wdr83os gene encoding protein Asterix, with amino-acid sequence MSSNNMADPRRQNKILRYKPPSTESNPTLEDPTPDYMNLLGMIFSMCGLMLKLKWCAWIAVYCSFISFANSRSSEDTKQMMSSFMLSISAVVMSYLQNPQPMSPPW; translated from the exons ATGTCCTCCAACAATATGGCAGACCCGAGGAGACAGAATAAGATTTTACG GTACAAGCCCCCCAGCACAGAGAGCAACCCTACACTGGAAGACCCCACGCCTGACTACATGAACCTGCTCGGCATGATCTTCAGCATGTGTGGACTGATGCTcaag TTGAAGTGGTGTGCCTGGATCGCAGTCTACTGCTCTTTCATCAGCTTTGCAAACTCCAGAAGCTCAGAGGACACTAAACAGATGATGAGCAGCTTCAT GCTGTCCATCTCAGCGGTTGTGATGTCCTACCTCCAAAACCCACAGCCGATGTCGCCGCCATGGTAA